From Streptomyces griseorubiginosus, one genomic window encodes:
- a CDS encoding amidohydrolase, which produces MTRRLIVTSCSVLVTPEQDPCRVETDQDILVEDGVIAWLGPAGSGPEAPGAETVDGTGLLAVPGLVNAHTHGPMTLMRGAAEDVSVEAWFNERVWPMEVNLTPADIGLGAELACAEMLLSGVTTFADHYFHAERIADAVVRSGIRADLAPTFFSSRGRAALEESAETAVALHGTGDGRITASLGPHAPYTVDDADLVRLAELAREAGLRIHIHAAEHLEQTESSLARRGITPITVLERTGVLDAGALIAHGCGIVPDDLPTLAAHRDRTGVACCPKVYLKHALHPLTPVRGLLDAGVAVGAGTDGAAGHNTLDVWEAMRLIALTQKQAERDATWMTVSDTFRLATRGGARALGLGERIGALEPGRAGDIVLVDLGGAHCRPVHDPVAALVYSARASDVRTVVVDGRVVVRDGRLLTVDLPALLAEIEARVPALLDTSHGRAVQHYDP; this is translated from the coding sequence ATGACGCGCCGACTGATCGTGACGTCCTGCTCGGTGCTCGTGACGCCCGAGCAGGATCCCTGCCGAGTGGAGACGGACCAGGACATCCTGGTCGAGGACGGAGTGATCGCCTGGCTGGGCCCGGCGGGCTCCGGACCCGAGGCACCCGGGGCGGAGACCGTGGACGGCACGGGACTGCTCGCCGTGCCCGGTCTGGTGAACGCCCACACGCACGGACCGATGACGCTGATGCGCGGCGCCGCCGAGGACGTGAGTGTCGAGGCCTGGTTCAACGAGCGGGTGTGGCCCATGGAGGTCAACCTCACCCCCGCCGACATCGGCCTCGGCGCGGAGCTGGCCTGTGCGGAGATGCTGCTCAGCGGGGTGACCACGTTCGCCGACCACTACTTCCACGCCGAGCGGATCGCCGACGCCGTCGTACGGAGCGGTATCCGGGCCGACCTCGCGCCGACCTTCTTCAGCAGCAGGGGCCGCGCTGCCCTGGAGGAGAGCGCCGAGACCGCCGTAGCCCTGCACGGCACGGGCGACGGACGGATCACGGCGTCGCTGGGCCCGCACGCGCCGTACACCGTCGACGACGCGGACCTGGTCCGTCTCGCGGAGCTGGCCCGGGAAGCGGGCCTGCGCATCCACATCCACGCCGCCGAGCACCTCGAGCAGACCGAGTCGAGTCTCGCCCGGCGCGGCATCACCCCCATCACGGTGCTGGAGCGGACCGGGGTGCTGGACGCGGGCGCGCTGATCGCGCACGGGTGCGGCATCGTCCCGGACGACCTGCCGACACTGGCCGCGCACCGGGACCGTACGGGGGTGGCCTGCTGCCCGAAGGTCTATCTGAAGCACGCCCTGCATCCGCTCACCCCGGTGCGGGGCCTGCTGGACGCCGGTGTCGCCGTCGGGGCCGGGACGGACGGGGCGGCGGGGCACAACACGCTGGACGTGTGGGAGGCGATGCGGCTGATCGCGCTCACCCAGAAGCAGGCCGAACGGGACGCCACCTGGATGACGGTCTCCGACACCTTCCGGCTGGCCACGCGTGGCGGGGCCCGGGCCCTGGGTCTCGGGGAGCGGATCGGCGCGCTGGAGCCGGGCCGGGCCGGGGACATCGTGCTGGTCGACCTCGGCGGAGCGCACTGCCGTCCGGTGCACGACCCGGTGGCGGCCCTGGTCTACAGCGCCCGTGCGAGCGATGTGCGCACGGTCGTGGTCGACGGACGGGTCGTGGTGCGGGACGGCCGGCTGCTCACGGTGGACCTGCCCGCGCTGCTGGCCGAGATCGAGGCACGCGTGCCCGCGCTTCTCGACACCTCGCACGGCAGGGCGGTGCAGCACTATGACCCCTGA
- a CDS encoding type II toxin-antitoxin system VapB family antitoxin, whose translation MSVTRIDLDDEALAEAMRLMGATTKKETVNAALRDYVARIKRLEAAERLAARGTRGEFEQAAAAHDAGKRARREAFE comes from the coding sequence ATGTCCGTCACGCGGATTGATCTCGATGACGAGGCACTCGCCGAGGCCATGCGGCTGATGGGTGCCACCACGAAGAAGGAGACCGTCAACGCGGCCCTGCGGGACTATGTGGCACGGATCAAGCGCCTCGAAGCCGCAGAGCGTCTGGCCGCGCGTGGTACGCGTGGCGAGTTCGAACAGGCCGCGGCGGCGCATGACGCGGGCAAGCGTGCCCGGCGCGAGGCCTTTGAGTGA
- a CDS encoding APC family permease, producing MPHPGAGPLSPPGPVGGAPQRLRGGVLGMADIAAATMANVGPAMSFFFGFAFLATTAGVASPLTIVAAGIAVALLGNTLAEFSRAHPSAGSFTTFVGKTFGPVSAVTTALLAGLGYIIAMASVIAISGGFVQITLYHYTGVDLPWIIWTLLLTGLAVGLMLRGIVVSTKWAGYFFGVEMLVLAVVSVAALVEHRGSLSLDPFLPGHISHGFRGLAAGFPLAVYLFVGWENSAALAEETENPRRNVGRAVFSSIAIMTVSYVLFAYATVTGFGYDVNRLGASPIPFIEVAQHTLGALAFLTYLGGLTSTLGVLIAGINSQARLVFNAGREGLLPSFFGYVHPTRRTPNNAIVTFAVTALLIIGGWGLGHLLGSGGDSMDPVVFFTESSTLGTILILLVYLASNIALPLYYRRYRPQEFRVVRHLVLPALGTAAILVPLYYLAKPGQPAPYNWFPYAALAALLAAVGYAALLVRRDPALADRVGSVVADAD from the coding sequence ATGCCCCACCCCGGAGCAGGCCCGCTGTCCCCGCCGGGTCCCGTCGGCGGCGCCCCGCAGCGGCTGCGCGGCGGCGTCCTCGGCATGGCGGACATCGCGGCCGCCACGATGGCCAACGTCGGCCCGGCCATGAGCTTCTTCTTCGGCTTTGCCTTCCTGGCCACCACCGCGGGCGTGGCCTCACCCCTGACCATCGTCGCCGCGGGCATCGCGGTCGCGCTGCTCGGCAACACGCTGGCGGAGTTCTCCCGGGCGCACCCCTCGGCGGGAAGCTTCACCACCTTCGTGGGCAAGACCTTCGGACCCGTCAGCGCGGTGACCACGGCGCTGCTGGCGGGGCTCGGCTACATCATCGCGATGGCCTCCGTCATCGCCATCTCCGGCGGGTTCGTGCAGATCACCCTGTACCACTACACCGGCGTGGACCTGCCGTGGATCATCTGGACCCTGCTGCTCACCGGGCTGGCCGTGGGGCTGATGCTGCGCGGGATCGTGGTCTCCACCAAGTGGGCCGGCTACTTCTTCGGCGTGGAGATGCTGGTCCTGGCCGTGGTCTCGGTCGCGGCGCTCGTGGAACACCGCGGCTCCCTTTCCCTCGATCCGTTCCTGCCCGGCCACATCAGCCACGGCTTCAGGGGACTGGCGGCGGGCTTCCCCCTGGCGGTGTACCTGTTCGTCGGCTGGGAGAACTCGGCCGCGCTCGCCGAGGAGACGGAGAACCCCCGGCGCAACGTCGGACGCGCGGTGTTCTCCTCCATCGCGATCATGACAGTGAGCTATGTGCTCTTCGCCTACGCCACGGTGACCGGCTTCGGCTACGACGTGAACCGACTCGGCGCCTCCCCGATCCCGTTCATCGAGGTGGCCCAGCATACCCTGGGCGCACTGGCGTTCCTCACCTACCTGGGCGGTCTGACCTCCACGCTCGGCGTGCTGATCGCCGGCATCAACTCCCAGGCCCGCCTGGTGTTCAACGCCGGACGCGAGGGACTGCTCCCCTCCTTCTTCGGCTACGTGCACCCCACGCGTCGTACGCCGAACAACGCGATCGTCACCTTCGCCGTCACCGCCCTGCTGATCATCGGCGGCTGGGGCCTGGGCCACCTGCTGGGATCCGGCGGCGACTCCATGGACCCGGTGGTCTTCTTCACCGAGTCCTCGACCCTCGGCACCATCCTGATCCTGCTGGTCTACCTCGCCTCCAACATCGCCCTGCCGCTGTACTACCGCAGATACCGGCCGCAGGAGTTCCGGGTGGTCCGGCACCTGGTGCTGCCGGCGCTCGGCACCGCGGCCATCCTGGTCCCGCTGTACTACCTCGCCAAGCCGGGCCAGCCCGCCCCGTACAACTGGTTCCCCTACGCGGCCCTGGCCGCCCTGCTCGCCGCCGTCGGCTACGCGGCCCTCCTGGTCCGCCGCGACCCGGCTCTGGCCGACCGGGTCGGGTCCGTGGTCGCGGACGCGGACTGA
- a CDS encoding FadR/GntR family transcriptional regulator: MVNAAGKFGPYNQPGPARTASVTGVGHARALPGGGQNGSDLVRSRIALRVRLRSVRPGDRLPDAGVLAEELGISEITVRRALEGMCQDGLLDRRRGRAGGTFVAQDWDTVVAVMHDAEEAAALDAFHLLLECGLVAHSSGEVPAERLEGLRALVDETELTGDPAHLAELEARFHLDLAETLGGAGMRELTADLLGRLCLLLPAPHPEAVRALNHCHAELLTELGRGATDPAVQAVKAHQRSRHR; encoded by the coding sequence GTGGTGAATGCAGCGGGCAAGTTCGGGCCTTACAACCAGCCGGGCCCGGCTCGGACGGCGTCGGTCACCGGCGTGGGACACGCCCGCGCCCTGCCCGGCGGGGGCCAGAACGGGTCCGATCTCGTCCGGTCGAGAATCGCGCTGCGGGTACGCCTGCGCTCCGTGCGACCGGGAGACCGGCTGCCGGACGCCGGGGTCCTCGCCGAGGAACTGGGGATCAGCGAGATCACCGTCCGCCGCGCGCTGGAGGGCATGTGCCAGGACGGCCTGCTCGACCGCCGACGCGGACGGGCGGGCGGCACCTTCGTCGCGCAGGACTGGGACACCGTCGTCGCAGTGATGCACGACGCCGAGGAGGCCGCCGCACTGGACGCCTTCCATCTGCTGCTCGAATGCGGCCTCGTGGCGCACAGCTCGGGTGAGGTCCCGGCCGAGCGGCTGGAGGGGCTCCGGGCGCTGGTCGATGAGACCGAACTGACTGGCGACCCGGCCCACCTGGCCGAGTTGGAGGCCCGCTTCCACCTGGACCTCGCGGAGACGCTCGGCGGCGCCGGAATGCGCGAGCTCACCGCCGACCTCCTCGGCCGGCTCTGCCTGCTGCTGCCCGCGCCGCACCCCGAGGCGGTACGGGCCCTGAACCACTGCCACGCCGAACTGCTCACCGAACTGGGCCGGGGCGCGACCGATCCGGCCGTACAGGCGGTGAAGGCGCACCAGCGCTCCCGGCACCGCTGA
- a CDS encoding amino acid permease translates to MTTRPPAPAPDTVPTIESTPAGSGLQAGLKNRHLSMIAIGGVIGAGLFVGSGSGIAAAGPGILVSYALVGALVVLVMRMLGEMAAANPTSGSFSAYADRALGRWAGFSIGWLYWFFWVVVLAVEATAGAKILESWIPGVPQWAWALIVMVVLTVSNLASVSSYGEFEFWFAGIKVVAIVAFIGVGLLAVFGILPGTHSDTAGLSNLTAHGGFLPNGPGKILTGVLMVVFSFMGSEIVTLAAGESEDPQRAVTKATNSVIWRIGVFYLGSIFIVLTLLPWNSPAITKDGSYVAALDSLGIAHAGQVMNFIVLTSVLSCLNSGLYTASRMAFSLGRRGDAPAAFGRTKRRGVPQAAILASVVFGFVAVFFNYVWPDTVFLFLLNSSGAIALFVWLVICFSQLRMRRIIQAESPEKLVVRMWLFPYLTWATIALIVFVLGYMLTDTASGGGRDQVVLSSLVAVGVVAFALLRGRLSPTARQR, encoded by the coding sequence ATGACAACACGTCCCCCTGCACCCGCTCCCGACACGGTCCCCACCATCGAAAGCACCCCAGCCGGATCCGGCCTGCAGGCCGGACTGAAGAACCGCCATCTGTCGATGATCGCGATCGGCGGTGTCATCGGAGCGGGGCTGTTCGTCGGTTCCGGCTCGGGCATCGCCGCCGCGGGGCCCGGCATTCTCGTGTCGTACGCACTCGTGGGCGCCCTGGTCGTGCTCGTGATGCGCATGCTGGGTGAGATGGCCGCCGCGAACCCGACCTCCGGCTCCTTCTCCGCCTACGCCGACCGCGCGCTCGGCCGCTGGGCCGGGTTCTCCATCGGCTGGCTGTACTGGTTCTTCTGGGTCGTGGTGCTCGCCGTGGAGGCGACCGCCGGCGCGAAGATCCTGGAGAGCTGGATACCGGGCGTGCCGCAGTGGGCCTGGGCCCTGATCGTGATGGTCGTGCTGACCGTCTCCAACCTCGCCTCGGTCTCCTCCTACGGCGAGTTCGAGTTCTGGTTCGCCGGGATCAAGGTCGTCGCCATCGTCGCGTTCATCGGGGTCGGCCTCCTGGCGGTCTTCGGGATCCTGCCGGGCACGCACAGCGACACCGCGGGGCTGTCCAACCTCACCGCGCACGGCGGCTTCCTGCCCAACGGACCCGGCAAGATCCTCACCGGTGTGCTGATGGTGGTCTTCTCGTTCATGGGCAGCGAGATCGTCACCCTGGCGGCCGGGGAGTCCGAGGACCCGCAGCGCGCGGTCACCAAGGCGACCAACAGCGTCATCTGGCGGATCGGCGTGTTCTACCTCGGCTCGATCTTCATCGTGCTGACCCTGCTGCCCTGGAACTCCCCGGCCATCACCAAGGACGGCTCGTACGTCGCCGCCCTGGACTCCCTCGGCATCGCGCACGCCGGGCAGGTCATGAACTTCATCGTGCTCACCTCCGTGCTGTCCTGCCTGAACTCCGGCCTCTACACGGCCTCCCGCATGGCCTTCTCCCTCGGCCGCCGTGGTGACGCCCCCGCCGCGTTCGGCCGGACCAAGCGCCGGGGCGTGCCGCAGGCCGCGATCCTCGCCTCGGTCGTCTTCGGCTTCGTCGCGGTGTTCTTCAACTACGTCTGGCCCGACACCGTCTTCCTGTTCCTGCTCAACTCCTCCGGTGCCATCGCCCTGTTCGTCTGGCTGGTCATCTGCTTCTCGCAGCTGCGCATGCGCCGGATCATCCAGGCCGAGTCGCCGGAGAAGCTCGTCGTGCGCATGTGGCTCTTCCCGTACCTGACCTGGGCCACCATCGCCCTGATCGTGTTCGTGCTCGGCTACATGCTCACCGACACGGCCTCCGGCGGCGGCCGGGACCAGGTGGTGCTGTCCAGCCTGGTGGCCGTGGGCGTGGTGGCCTTCGCACTGCTCCGCGGGCGGCTGTCACCGACGGCCCGGCAGAGGTGA
- a CDS encoding APC family permease: MTAGPLTKEPAGPPAAAQSERQKLRKHFGRFDILFFLLCTIVGVDTIGTVASSGAEAFTWLIVLALVFFVPSALLTAELGAAFPDEGGPYIWTSRAFGRLAGAVNNFLYWITNPVWLGGTLSVSAVTAYTTFFNDGKDLSTPAFYVFTLVFVWVGVLAAILSFDVGKWIPTIGAWSRFLLLGLFTVTVVVYGVQHGLHGFGLGDFSPTYAGFVGLVPVLMFNFVGFELPSTAGDEMTDAQKDVPYAVFRSAALSVLLYALPILGILLVLPVKAITGLGGFIDAIRQVFTVYGGHVAGDGTATLSGAGSALGDLAAILFILTVLSSGVTWVMGSDRALAVSGYDGAAPRFLGVISSRFGTPVRVNVLSGLVSTAVLVLAHELTNGSAAKLFGAVLGLAVSTTLVSYLGIFPALAVLRYKAPHVPRPYKAPAPVAISVVLTALIVFATVQLVAPGLGDHWFSKAYAPDGWHHGERVKYLLTEALPLLGFMLLGVLFWALGSPTRRAEADASR, translated from the coding sequence GTGACCGCTGGCCCCCTGACAAAAGAGCCGGCCGGCCCGCCGGCGGCAGCCCAGTCGGAACGGCAGAAGCTGCGCAAGCACTTCGGCCGCTTCGACATCCTGTTCTTCCTGCTGTGCACGATCGTCGGCGTCGACACCATAGGCACGGTGGCCTCCTCCGGCGCGGAGGCGTTCACCTGGCTCATCGTGCTGGCCCTGGTGTTCTTCGTCCCCTCGGCGCTGCTCACCGCCGAACTCGGCGCCGCCTTCCCCGACGAGGGTGGCCCCTACATCTGGACCAGCCGCGCCTTCGGCCGCCTGGCCGGCGCGGTCAACAACTTCCTCTACTGGATCACCAATCCGGTGTGGCTGGGCGGCACGCTCTCCGTCTCGGCCGTCACCGCGTACACGACCTTCTTCAACGACGGCAAGGACCTGAGCACCCCCGCCTTCTACGTCTTCACCCTGGTGTTCGTCTGGGTGGGCGTGCTCGCCGCGATCCTCTCCTTCGACGTCGGCAAGTGGATCCCCACCATCGGCGCCTGGAGCCGCTTCCTCCTGCTCGGCCTGTTCACCGTCACCGTCGTGGTCTACGGCGTCCAGCACGGCCTGCACGGATTCGGCCTCGGCGACTTCTCCCCCACGTACGCGGGCTTCGTCGGCCTGGTGCCGGTCCTGATGTTCAACTTCGTCGGCTTCGAACTGCCCAGCACCGCGGGCGACGAGATGACCGACGCGCAGAAGGACGTGCCGTACGCCGTCTTCCGCAGCGCCGCCCTCTCCGTGCTCCTCTACGCCCTGCCCATCCTCGGCATCCTGCTCGTGCTGCCCGTCAAGGCCATTACCGGCCTCGGCGGCTTCATCGACGCGATCCGGCAGGTCTTCACGGTCTACGGCGGCCATGTCGCCGGCGACGGCACCGCGACCCTGAGCGGGGCCGGCAGTGCGCTCGGGGACCTCGCCGCGATCCTGTTCATCCTCACGGTGCTGTCCTCGGGCGTGACCTGGGTGATGGGTTCCGACCGCGCGCTCGCCGTCTCCGGCTACGACGGCGCGGCCCCGCGCTTCCTCGGCGTCATCTCCAGCCGCTTCGGCACCCCGGTCCGCGTGAACGTCCTCAGCGGTCTGGTCTCCACGGCCGTCCTGGTGCTGGCCCACGAACTGACGAACGGCAGCGCGGCGAAGCTCTTCGGCGCGGTCCTGGGCCTGGCCGTCTCCACGACGCTGGTCAGCTACCTGGGCATCTTCCCGGCGCTCGCGGTGCTGCGTTACAAGGCTCCGCACGTGCCGCGCCCCTACAAGGCACCCGCACCCGTCGCCATCAGCGTGGTCCTCACCGCACTCATCGTCTTCGCGACCGTGCAACTGGTCGCGCCGGGCCTCGGCGACCACTGGTTCAGCAAGGCCTATGCCCCGGACGGGTGGCACCACGGAGAGCGCGTGAAGTACCTCCTGACCGAGGCCCTCCCCCTCCTCGGCTTCATGCTCCTCGGCGTCCTCTTCTGGGCCCTGGGCAGCCCGACGCGCAGGGCGGAGGCCGACGCGAGCCGGTGA
- a CDS encoding ANTAR domain-containing response regulator: protein MSSATHTSLAGRLDALTVDGRVDGDRAVLVPRGELVHGCAQVLARTLAGLPDTVRRVDLDMREVSFMDTAGLQFLEALDTYGRRRRVPVTATGWNDQPRRVLEMAGLDSGDPLNGPATRREPVPSVVVLERTQQLDLLRTEVEQLRRAIVSRPVIDQARGVLMATHACSPDQAWDVLREASQLSNTKLRTVAAVVTAGAGGEEPHASPAVRRALQTAIDRYLN from the coding sequence ATGAGCTCAGCGACACACACATCGCTCGCGGGGCGGCTGGACGCCCTGACCGTCGACGGCCGGGTGGACGGGGACCGGGCCGTGCTCGTCCCCCGCGGCGAACTGGTCCACGGCTGTGCACAGGTCCTGGCCAGGACGCTGGCGGGGCTGCCGGACACTGTCCGCAGGGTCGATCTGGACATGCGGGAGGTGTCCTTCATGGACACCGCGGGGCTCCAGTTCCTGGAAGCGCTCGACACCTACGGGCGCCGTCGGCGCGTGCCGGTGACGGCGACCGGCTGGAACGACCAGCCGCGCCGGGTCCTGGAGATGGCCGGCCTGGATTCCGGGGACCCGCTGAACGGACCCGCCACCCGCCGGGAACCGGTTCCCTCCGTGGTGGTCCTGGAGCGCACCCAGCAGCTGGACCTGCTGCGCACGGAGGTGGAGCAGTTGCGCCGGGCGATCGTCAGCCGCCCGGTCATCGACCAGGCGCGCGGGGTCCTGATGGCCACCCACGCCTGCTCCCCGGACCAGGCGTGGGACGTCCTGCGGGAGGCCTCCCAGCTCTCCAACACCAAGCTGCGCACGGTCGCCGCGGTGGTCACGGCCGGGGCCGGTGGCGAGGAACCGCACGCGTCACCCGCGGTACGGCGGGCACTGCAGACGGCGATAGACCGGTACCTGAACTGA
- a CDS encoding anti-sigma factor RsbA family regulatory protein, with protein MTEPAGPFVHPALFYRDQREYLAGVVPFVRKGLAAGEPVAVAVPTENLRLLKREIGTGEAVRFLDMREAGRNPGRIIPSVLRAFADTQPPGTRVRIVGEPIWAGRSATEYPACVQHEALINAAFQGRAVTILCPYDTQRLDAQVVADAYATHPVIVDAGSGRERESGPYDFEAVHARYNEPLPPAPDVPAHAFVADVLGEVRHLATEAGARFGLVRPRLDDLALATAELTTNSVVHGGGSGVLRVWAEDGHVVCEVRDKGRLSDLLAGRRPPSRDQRGGRGLLMVNLVADLVRVHTCPDGTTIRCWFAL; from the coding sequence CTGACCGAACCCGCGGGCCCCTTCGTGCATCCCGCCCTCTTCTACCGTGACCAGCGGGAGTACCTCGCCGGCGTGGTGCCGTTCGTCCGGAAGGGACTCGCCGCCGGGGAGCCGGTGGCGGTGGCCGTGCCGACCGAGAACCTGCGGCTGCTGAAGCGGGAGATCGGCACCGGGGAGGCCGTACGGTTCCTCGACATGCGGGAGGCCGGGCGCAACCCCGGCCGGATCATCCCCTCGGTGCTGCGGGCCTTCGCCGACACCCAGCCGCCCGGCACCCGGGTGCGGATCGTCGGCGAACCGATCTGGGCCGGCCGCAGCGCCACCGAGTACCCCGCCTGTGTGCAGCACGAGGCGCTGATCAACGCCGCCTTCCAGGGGCGTGCCGTCACCATCCTGTGCCCGTACGACACCCAGCGCCTCGACGCCCAGGTCGTCGCCGACGCCTACGCCACCCACCCCGTGATCGTCGACGCCGGCTCCGGGCGGGAGCGGGAGAGCGGGCCGTACGACTTCGAGGCCGTGCACGCCCGCTACAACGAACCGCTGCCCCCGGCCCCCGACGTCCCGGCCCACGCCTTCGTCGCCGATGTGCTCGGCGAGGTCCGGCACCTCGCCACCGAGGCCGGCGCGCGGTTCGGTCTGGTGCGGCCACGGCTCGACGACCTGGCCCTGGCCACCGCCGAGCTGACCACCAACAGCGTGGTGCACGGCGGCGGTTCGGGTGTGCTGCGGGTGTGGGCCGAGGACGGCCACGTGGTGTGCGAGGTCCGCGACAAGGGGCGGCTGTCCGACCTGCTGGCCGGCCGCCGCCCGCCCTCCCGGGACCAGCGGGGCGGCCGCGGCCTGCTCATGGTCAACCTCGTCGCCGACCTGGTCCGCGTCCACACGTGCCCCGACGGCACCACGATCCGCTGCTGGTTCGCCCTCTGA
- a CDS encoding rod shape-determining protein — translation MTASLEQLRRCHFAVDLGAARTRVYVKGAGLVVDQPSAAAVNTRTGALIAVGEFAEKMTGRTPDYIRVVRPVSGGTVVDIEMAQRMLRHLLGDKIRRALRRKPILRAAACTPHDADPLAQRAAIETLVGLGARRVELVDTLIAAAVGCGLPVERPEATMIMVCGAAATQVAVLSLGSIVTAERIPVGGEAVDHAIVQHLRHEHELMLPSQSVRPLQLALSGNGLTPQGPASTEIHGRDVATGLARSVQVDTAAVRDAIETPLTAVLDGIGRVLRNCPPDLVADLADRGIMMVGGSALLPGLDQMLRHATGMPVHIAERPDVCAVQGLGYMLEGRIEPLSLDPLAG, via the coding sequence ATGACCGCCAGTCTGGAGCAGCTGCGCCGCTGCCACTTCGCCGTCGACCTGGGCGCGGCGAGGACCCGGGTGTACGTGAAGGGGGCCGGGCTCGTCGTCGACCAGCCGTCGGCCGCCGCCGTGAACACCCGTACCGGCGCGCTGATCGCGGTCGGTGAGTTCGCCGAGAAGATGACCGGCCGCACCCCCGACTACATCCGGGTCGTCCGGCCGGTCTCCGGCGGCACCGTCGTCGACATCGAGATGGCCCAGCGGATGCTGCGCCACCTGCTCGGCGACAAGATCCGCCGCGCGCTGCGCCGCAAGCCCATCCTGCGGGCCGCCGCCTGCACCCCGCACGACGCCGACCCGCTCGCCCAGCGCGCCGCCATCGAGACCCTGGTCGGCCTCGGCGCCCGCCGTGTCGAACTGGTCGACACCCTGATCGCCGCCGCCGTCGGCTGCGGACTGCCCGTCGAGCGGCCCGAGGCCACCATGATCATGGTGTGCGGGGCCGCCGCGACCCAGGTCGCCGTGCTCTCCCTCGGGTCGATCGTGACCGCCGAGCGCATTCCGGTCGGCGGCGAGGCCGTGGACCACGCGATCGTCCAGCACCTGCGCCACGAGCACGAGCTGATGCTGCCCAGCCAGTCAGTACGGCCGCTCCAGCTGGCCCTGTCCGGCAACGGCCTCACCCCGCAGGGCCCGGCCTCCACGGAGATCCACGGCCGGGACGTCGCCACCGGTCTCGCCCGTTCCGTACAGGTCGACACCGCCGCCGTCCGGGACGCCATCGAGACCCCGCTGACCGCTGTCCTGGACGGCATCGGCCGGGTGCTGCGCAACTGCCCGCCGGACCTGGTGGCCGACCTCGCGGACCGCGGGATCATGATGGTCGGCGGCTCCGCGCTGCTCCCCGGGCTCGACCAGATGCTGCGGCACGCCACCGGGATGCCGGTGCACATCGCCGAGCGGCCCGACGTCTGCGCCGTACAGGGACTGGGGTACATGCTGGAGGGCCGCATCGAGCCGCTGTCCCTCGACCCGCTGGCCGGCTGA